CGCCAGGCCCATGAGCCCAGCACCTACAGCGCCCCCTACCGCGGCCAGGTGGCCACAGAAGCGCATTGTGTAGGAGTCCATGAAGGCCTTGGCTTCTGCCTGCAGCTCGGCTTCCAGGGCCTCCAAGGTCTGCTCTCTCTCCTTGCACAGCAGGGCCACACCATGGCGGGCCAAGATGGCATCCTTCTGAGTAGAGAGGAGGTTCCTCATCGTGTCAGGCAGGACTCGTAGTGCAGAGAAGATGCGCTTGGTGGCTATGTCCTGCGGCcgtgggaaggaaagagggtggTCCACCTGGGTCCTCGGGCATCCTCTCCTGCACACCCTCCCCTGCCGACCCTGAGACTCACCTGCTGTCTCACGTACTCCTCGAACTCCTTCTTGGCGGCTTCCACTTTCCTCAGATCATGAAGCTGAGCAGCCATCTGTCCACAGGAAAACCCAGGCCGCCTGCCTCTTTCCTCCTCGGCCAGGGATCCTCCTGGTTCCTCATCTCCACCCCCACCAGGACATGCAGACCCGTACCTCTGGTCACCCTCCCTGACCCTAGCCTTCCTGAGGAGAGGAGCCCATTACCTCATCGGGAGAGCTGAAACTGGGTCCAGTCTTCCCCATCCAGCCAGAGAGGTTCTGCAGAGACACCACAGCCAGGTCAGGGAGGGTAGGGGCCTGCAGAGGCCGGGCTCCCCAGGAACCTTTCACACCTTGATCTCCTGTGCTAGCTGCTGCCCTGTGAGCAGGCGTCTGTCTCCCCTGGCCACGGCGCGCCCCTCACTCCAGTACCCTTGACAGCGGCTCTTAGCGTGCTGAGGGGCTGTGCTCAGCACATCCAAGATGTAGGCCCGGAAATGGTGGGAGAAGTCATCTTCTGTGTCTGAGAAAGAGATTCCTTGGGCTGAGGAGCCTGGGCCTGGGGGAGATGGGGCCAAAGCTGGGAAGGCATGCCAGGGAAGTCTCCACCCCTGGAATACTTACTGCCTCTCGGGCTGCTGGCTTGGTCTTTGTTTACCCACTGCCTctcaggagcagggaggaggtaaCAGCGGGCTCGCTTCCCGAGAAGCAGCTCCTGGACCTTGGGGTATTTGCCGGACAGCTTCTGAGGGATGGATTGCACAGATCTCTGAGCCGAGGAAGCAGCCTCCCTCTGTAAGCATGCTCCTGGGACGCCcacccagcctccctcccctggCCATCGGCCTCTTCCCTCTGCACTACTTACCTGGAGTAGGTCACCCACGTGCCCTTGCCCTGACTTATGATGATGGGAAGAGTCTCGGACTAAGAGATCCAGATGCTGGAAGAGAAAGGGTCCTGACACTGGCAGCCGAGATCAGTGTGTCGGGATTGACGAAACTAGAAATAGATGTCTTACCTGGATTGGTACCATCCCATAATGTTTGCCCATCACCTCAGCCACGTGAACGAACATCTAGGGATAGGTATGGAGAAATTTAGGGTTGGGCTACTTCCAAGGGTTGGAGTCTGTCCCATAAGCCTTCTTTCTAGCCACCCCGGACCCCTATAGGAGCCAAGATTCCGGCTTCCAGATTGAAGATTTTCTGGCCTTGCTCCAAACAACCCAGGTGCCTCATAGTCAACCCTCTGAAGCCCACTAAGCCATTCAAGTGTCTGAAAGGAAAGCCACGATTTCCCTTTGTTCCAGCCCTCCTGACCTTGTGGTCGGAGTGTGTGAGGCTACCTCACCTCTAGATAGCCCAGATCTGTGTccttcagctcttgggaggtattCAGGATCTGGAAAGAGAATAAGATGCAAGAAGAGCTGCAGACGTGGGAAGGGTCCTGTGAAGGGCTCCTGAACGGCTTGTGCAGCCCAGAACGTAAGCCCAGCCCAGCACGAGGGCCTCTTCACCGAGGTGCAAGCATCTTCCAGGCTTAGACTGTCGTGTGGTCCTGTGAGTCTCCAGTCATCCCCTAATCTTATCACGGCACCTTCAGAACAATCCATCTGTCCACCTTCACCAGGAGCACCTTCCTCCTTTCAGAAGCACCTTCTAGAACCCTCATGGGCCCTAGACAACCAAGCCTGTAACGTTCTCTCAGTTGTGAGGGAAGCCAAGAATGGCGTGCAGGGTGGCCACCCCACCCAAGCACTCTCTCACCTGGTAGGAACTGAGCATCATGGTGAGAGCACAGAGCTTGACCCTTGTCTCCTTGCTCAGTTCTGGGCTCATGACATCCCCCGTGTCCACTAAGAACACAGCCACCTATAAAGGATGCAAACCAAAGGGTTAGGCCTGTCTTGCTCTGCCTCACCCctgcccttctccttcctctctccttcctgcctgccctctttcctccctctcccctctccatgctaACTTCCATCTACTTTTCTCCCTcaccttcttcccctcttttcccagCAGGAAGGGGTGACTCCACATCCAGATGCCCCTCGTGAGGCCATTAGCACCCCATCTGATCCCAGGCAGAGACCCCTCTGCTCTGGGCCTGCCACTGTCACCAGATTCCTAAAGGTGGAGAAAAAGGTATCAGGTGGTCCTTTTCTACATCCCCAGAAACTCAGCTCCCCTCCCAGAGCCAGCCTGGGGCTCTCATTCTGCAACCTCCTGCCAGCCCTGCCCTCACCAGGCTTGGTAAGCCACTGAGCAAGTGGTCCAGGAGGAAGGACTTTCCTGATTGCTGCTCCCCCAGGACAGCCAATAAGCAGACGGGCGTGTCCCTGGCCAGTGGATGCTTCAGGCAGCGGTTTATGGCGCCCATCCTGAGGATGAGGCCTCCGGAGGCATTGATTCGTACCAACAGCAGACGCTCTGCCCTCACAGCACAGGTCTCCTACGGGGTGGGACAGAGAGGGGTCCCCTGAGCATCCCAAATGGAACTTACCCCCAAGTTGATTGtccatcctggaactctgtgcCCCTGCTGGACAGTACAGAGTAGGGTTCAAACTTAAACCATTATCTGAGATCTCTACATGCAGAGATCTTGTCCCTCACCTGCAGTGCAGGGGGCAGTGGCCGCTGTGGTAGGAGTCTCATCCTTTCCCCTAGACTGCGGAGGCCCTTCCTTTGCTTACAGATCTTCCGGCATTCGGGAcagcatggtagctcacagcctgGGATGCGGTGTGTGCTGAAGCATCGGATGCAGAAGTCGTGGCCACAGTCCAGCGAGATGGGCTCGCGAAGTCTTTCCAGACAGATGGAGCAGGTGGGCGGCTCCTGGGTTGGGGAGGGACGGTGTCCCAGGCCCAGCTCCAGCTTGGGGAATGATGCATGGGACCTGGAGGGCAGGACATCATCCGAATGCTGGAGGCCTGTTGGGTGCAGGGTTTGGAGGTCTGACAGCTTAGGGGTGAAGGCCCCCTCTGTGTAACCTCAGCTCCCTAGGGCTGCCTGGAGACACAAGCTCTACCCATTCCTCACTTCCTTGTGAGAGCAGCAGAACAGAGGGGAGAGGGTACCCCCAGAGAGTAACCCTCAGCATGCCAGCCACGCAACTGTGGGTGAGGGCCAAGGGAGAGATTAGCAGTGCTCTGGCTAGGGCTGTGGGAAATCATTAGGGATGACTACCTCATCTACAAGGTACCTGGGGTCAGCACTCAGGAAACCCACAGACCACCAGCCTTTCTGTGGCGGAGCTTCCTCAAGGGGGACGGGGACAAACTACAACCCCAGCTGCTGGGATAGTCAGGAGAGGGCGGTAGCTTCCTGGCACTCAGGCAGCCATTCTGCAGCTGAACAGATGGCCAGGTTCTCAGAGGATTCCTTGCGAT
This sequence is a window from Mus pahari chromosome 14, PAHARI_EIJ_v1.1, whole genome shotgun sequence. Protein-coding genes within it:
- the Rnf112 gene encoding RING finger protein 112 isoform X2; the protein is MPRRANEASWETAATVGFSPGRKHKAGWARLCREGPGQAGLQHSDDVLPSRSHASFPKLELGLGHRPSPTQEPPTCSICLERLREPISLDCGHDFCIRCFSTHRIPGCELPCCPECRKICKQRKGLRSLGERMRLLPQRPLPPALQETCAVRAERLLLVRINASGGLILRMGAINRCLKHPLARDTPVCLLAVLGEQQSGKSFLLDHLLSGLPSLESGDSGRPRAEGSLPGIRWGANGLTRGIWMWSHPFLLGKEGKKVAVFLVDTGDVMSPELSKETRVKLCALTMMLSSYQILNTSQELKDTDLGYLEMFVHVAEVMGKHYGMVPIQHLDLLVRDSSHHHKSGQGHVGDLLQKLSGKYPKVQELLLGKRARCYLLPAPERQWVNKDQASSPRGNTEDDFSHHFRAYILDVLSTAPQHAKSRCQGYWSEGRAVARGDRRLLTGQQLAQEIKNLSGWMGKTGPSFSSPDEMAAQLHDLRKVEAAKKEFEEYVRQQDIATKRIFSALRVLPDTMRNLLSTQKDAILARHGVALLCKEREQTLEALEAELQAEAKAFMDSYTMRFCGHLAAVGGAVGAGLMGLAGGVVGAGMAAAALAAEAGMVAAGAAVGATGAAVVGGGVGAGLAATVGCMEKEEDERVQGGDREPLLQEE
- the Rnf112 gene encoding RING finger protein 112 isoform X1; this translates as MPRSVLSVAAFCHRLGKRESKRSFMGNSSNSWVLPREEAQGWMGQAVQGGTRTSRSHASFPKLELGLGHRPSPTQEPPTCSICLERLREPISLDCGHDFCIRCFSTHRIPGCELPCCPECRKICKQRKGLRSLGERMRLLPQRPLPPALQETCAVRAERLLLVRINASGGLILRMGAINRCLKHPLARDTPVCLLAVLGEQQSGKSFLLDHLLSGLPSLESGDSGRPRAEGSLPGIRWGANGLTRGIWMWSHPFLLGKEGKKVAVFLVDTGDVMSPELSKETRVKLCALTMMLSSYQILNTSQELKDTDLGYLEMFVHVAEVMGKHYGMVPIQHLDLLVRDSSHHHKSGQGHVGDLLQKLSGKYPKVQELLLGKRARCYLLPAPERQWVNKDQASSPRGNTEDDFSHHFRAYILDVLSTAPQHAKSRCQGYWSEGRAVARGDRRLLTGQQLAQEIKNLSGWMGKTGPSFSSPDEMAAQLHDLRKVEAAKKEFEEYVRQQDIATKRIFSALRVLPDTMRNLLSTQKDAILARHGVALLCKEREQTLEALEAELQAEAKAFMDSYTMRFCGHLAAVGGAVGAGLMGLAGGVVGAGMAAAALAAEAGMVAAGAAVGATGAAVVGGGVGAGLAATVGCMEKEEDERVQGGDREPLLQEE
- the Rnf112 gene encoding RING finger protein 112 isoform X3; the encoded protein is MPRSVLSVAAFCHRLGKRESKRSFMGNSSNSWSHASFPKLELGLGHRPSPTQEPPTCSICLERLREPISLDCGHDFCIRCFSTHRIPGCELPCCPECRKICKQRKGLRSLGERMRLLPQRPLPPALQETCAVRAERLLLVRINASGGLILRMGAINRCLKHPLARDTPVCLLAVLGEQQSGKSFLLDHLLSGLPSLESGDSGRPRAEGSLPGIRWGANGLTRGIWMWSHPFLLGKEGKKVAVFLVDTGDVMSPELSKETRVKLCALTMMLSSYQILNTSQELKDTDLGYLEMFVHVAEVMGKHYGMVPIQHLDLLVRDSSHHHKSGQGHVGDLLQKLSGKYPKVQELLLGKRARCYLLPAPERQWVNKDQASSPRGNTEDDFSHHFRAYILDVLSTAPQHAKSRCQGYWSEGRAVARGDRRLLTGQQLAQEIKNLSGWMGKTGPSFSSPDEMAAQLHDLRKVEAAKKEFEEYVRQQDIATKRIFSALRVLPDTMRNLLSTQKDAILARHGVALLCKEREQTLEALEAELQAEAKAFMDSYTMRFCGHLAAVGGAVGAGLMGLAGGVVGAGMAAAALAAEAGMVAAGAAVGATGAAVVGGGVGAGLAATVGCMEKEEDERVQGGDREPLLQEE
- the Rnf112 gene encoding RING finger protein 112 isoform X6, with translation MGNSSNSWSHASFPKLELGLGHRPSPTQEPPTCSICLERLREPISLDCGHDFCIRCFSTHRIPGCELPCCPECRKICKQRKGLRSLGERMRLLPQRPLPPALQETCAVRAERLLLVRINASGGLILRMGAINRCLKHPLARDTPVCLLAVLGEQQSGKSFLLDHLLSGLPSLESGDSGRPRAEGSLPGIRWGANGLTRGIWMWSHPFLLGKEGKKVAVFLVDTGDVMSPELSKETRVKLCALTMMLSSYQILNTSQELKDTDLGYLEMFVHVAEVMGKHYGMVPIQHLDLLVRDSSHHHKSGQGHVGDLLQKLSGKYPKVQELLLGKRARCYLLPAPERQWVNKDQASSPRGNTEDDFSHHFRAYILDVLSTAPQHAKSRCQGYWSEGRAVARGDRRLLTGQQLAQEIKNLSGWMGKTGPSFSSPDEMAAQLHDLRKVEAAKKEFEEYVRQQDIATKRIFSALRVLPDTMRNLLSTQKDAILARHGVALLCKEREQTLEALEAELQAEAKAFMDSYTMRFCGHLAAVGGAVGAGLMGLAGGVVGAGMAAAALAAEAGMVAAGAAVGATGAAVVGGGVGAGLAATVGCMEKEEDERVQGGDREPLLQEE
- the Rnf112 gene encoding RING finger protein 112 isoform X5 codes for the protein MPRRANEASWETAATVGLQHSDDVLPSRSHASFPKLELGLGHRPSPTQEPPTCSICLERLREPISLDCGHDFCIRCFSTHRIPGCELPCCPECRKICKQRKGLRSLGERMRLLPQRPLPPALQETCAVRAERLLLVRINASGGLILRMGAINRCLKHPLARDTPVCLLAVLGEQQSGKSFLLDHLLSGLPSLESGDSGRPRAEGSLPGIRWGANGLTRGIWMWSHPFLLGKEGKKVAVFLVDTGDVMSPELSKETRVKLCALTMMLSSYQILNTSQELKDTDLGYLEMFVHVAEVMGKHYGMVPIQHLDLLVRDSSHHHKSGQGHVGDLLQKLSGKYPKVQELLLGKRARCYLLPAPERQWVNKDQASSPRGNTEDDFSHHFRAYILDVLSTAPQHAKSRCQGYWSEGRAVARGDRRLLTGQQLAQEIKNLSGWMGKTGPSFSSPDEMAAQLHDLRKVEAAKKEFEEYVRQQDIATKRIFSALRVLPDTMRNLLSTQKDAILARHGVALLCKEREQTLEALEAELQAEAKAFMDSYTMRFCGHLAAVGGAVGAGLMGLAGGVVGAGMAAAALAAEAGMVAAGAAVGATGAAVVGGGVGAGLAATVGCMEKEEDERVQGGDREPLLQEE
- the Rnf112 gene encoding RING finger protein 112 isoform X4 translates to MGNSSNSWVLPREEAQGWMGQAVQGGTRTSRSHASFPKLELGLGHRPSPTQEPPTCSICLERLREPISLDCGHDFCIRCFSTHRIPGCELPCCPECRKICKQRKGLRSLGERMRLLPQRPLPPALQETCAVRAERLLLVRINASGGLILRMGAINRCLKHPLARDTPVCLLAVLGEQQSGKSFLLDHLLSGLPSLESGDSGRPRAEGSLPGIRWGANGLTRGIWMWSHPFLLGKEGKKVAVFLVDTGDVMSPELSKETRVKLCALTMMLSSYQILNTSQELKDTDLGYLEMFVHVAEVMGKHYGMVPIQHLDLLVRDSSHHHKSGQGHVGDLLQKLSGKYPKVQELLLGKRARCYLLPAPERQWVNKDQASSPRGNTEDDFSHHFRAYILDVLSTAPQHAKSRCQGYWSEGRAVARGDRRLLTGQQLAQEIKNLSGWMGKTGPSFSSPDEMAAQLHDLRKVEAAKKEFEEYVRQQDIATKRIFSALRVLPDTMRNLLSTQKDAILARHGVALLCKEREQTLEALEAELQAEAKAFMDSYTMRFCGHLAAVGGAVGAGLMGLAGGVVGAGMAAAALAAEAGMVAAGAAVGATGAAVVGGGVGAGLAATVGCMEKEEDERVQGGDREPLLQEE